Below is a genomic region from Ruania alba.
CCGCAGGCTCCTGGACGCCACCCTCGATCCACGAGTCAGCACATCAGCGCTGCTCGCGCGGGCAGTGGCACGCCGGAGGCACGGCCGCCCGCGGACGATCATCACCCGCGATCTCGCGCAACTGTTCGCGCGGGAGGCCCCGCTGCGGATGATGGTGGCCTCGGCGCTCACCCGCTGACCTGCGTCCGAGGCGGAGGGTCACCGAGCTGCAGGCGGTGTGTCGCCGAGCCCAAGCAGCAGGGCGCGGCCGACCAACTTCTGCGTCCATCGCACCCCGTGCTGCTCCTGCCAGAGTTCGACGATCCGACGTTCCCCCGCCCGGTCGGCATCGTCGAGCACGATGACGGCGTCCGGGGCGAGACGCTCCACCAGTACCGGAAGCGCCGGGTAGCGGGCGAGGTCGCCGGTCGCCTTGGGCGGGCCGTCCACGACGAGCATGTCGATCAGCGGGAGCGAGGCGGCGTCTACGTTGTACCAGTCGAGCGGTCCATGATCGGTCTCGGTGGGTACTAACGGTGCATGCCTCACCTCGGCCCAGGCGCCCAGGCCGTGCCGGGCGAGATGCGCACGAGTCGCTGCGGCGTAGTCGCCATCGTGATCCAAGGAGACGACGCGACCATGTCCGTTGCGACGCAGGGCCTGGGTGACCCACATGGTCGAGGTGCCGCTGCCGCACTCGACTACCGTGGTCGGACGCAGCCGGGTGATCAGGTCAACGATCTCCACCAACGTCGTCGGCTCCATCGCCCACCCTCCGACGGCCGGCAGCGGAGCGTCCGGGGTGAACCAGGACTGCAGCAGCGCCATCGACTGCTGCTGCGTGAGCGGCTCATGCTTGAGGTCCCGCAACGACCGGCGCAACTCGATCTGCCGTGCGCGGGCGCGGTCGGCATGCTCCTCCACCAACTGATGGGTCTGCGCTAGTTCGGTGGAGATCTGCCCCACCGAGGATTCGATCGTGCGGGTCAACGTGCGGCCCGGCTCCGTGCGCAACTGCTTTTCCAACCGCCGACGCAGGCGGCGAATCTCGTCCCGGGCCGCGCGCTGGTCGGCGCGCACTCGCGCGACCTGCTGCTGCATGCTCTCCAGCTGGCTGCGCAGCGCGTGCCGATGCCGCCCGTCCAGCTCCAGGAGCGCCGCCAGCACTGCGGACACCGCCAGCAGGGTCAGCGCCGCACCCAGGTCACCCTCCACGGCCATGACGACGACGGCTCCCACCACAGCGGCGGCGAGGACCCCACCTTCGAGCAGTCGACGTCGTCGCACTTCGCACCTCAGTTTCTGATCGCGGGTTCGCCAGCGTATCGAGGATCAGGTCGTGACGAGCTCATCTACGACATGAATTGGGGCGGTGTGGCGAACCGGGCGCCGATCGAGGAGGTGGCGACCGGTTCCGTCCCCGGAGCTCGCGCACACGACGAGGGCGCCGTCCTCGGTGCGTCGATCGGACCAGTACAGCGGGGGCCGGGACGTCACTTCGATCTGCGCGCCGCGCACGATCACGGCGGCGACAGCGCCATCCGGCAGGTCCTCCGGCCGCACGTCCTGGTCGTCGTCGATGCGATGCAGGACGGGCGCCAGTGCCACCCCAGGGTGTTCGCAGGGATCTCGGCTAATCAGGTAGACCGTGTCACACCGGCCGGCATCGGCGTCGGAACGCACCCGCTCCTGCTGGAGCACCAGTTCTGGCGCTCCGATGAGCACAGGGTCCCGCCAGGGGCGTCGAGCGTCGAAATGCAGCTCCAGCGCTACCTCGGCCGTGGCTTCCCGTTCGACGGCCCCGGCACTTCCTTCGTGCCGCGCACTGCCGGCCCGTTCGGTAGCGAGCTCGCGCAGGCGAGCAACGAACGAGGCGTGCGAGAAGCGTTCGTCCACGAGCGCCCGTGAGCGCTGCACCTGCTCGGCGTACAGTTCCGGGTCGGCCAGATACCGTCGTGTCAGTGCTACCGCCTCCTCCGGTTCGGCGTAGAGCACGGCGTCGCCGAAAGTGGGCTGATGCTTGGGCGACGCGATCGTCAGCACCCCACTCGCGGCCGCCTCCAGGATCACGCGCCCGAAGGCCTCGTTGGCATGGGCATTGTCCAGATACAGGAAGACGTCCAGATCGGCGAGGAACTCGCGCACATCGCGGGCCTTGTGCTGCAACAGCGTCCAGTTGCTCGGCGGGCGCTCGCTGCGCCCTCCGTCGCGCAGCAGCCGCCGCACAGTGTTGGCCGCCCCCATCATCCGCACCTCCACCTCGGGTCCGAACCCATAGGCGGTGAGCAAGTGCTCGGCGCTTTCCGGGAACTTGATACCGGTGTCCCGCGAGTACCGGCCGACCACCGGGGGGTCGCCGATTGGTCGCGGCGTGCGCACATGCCAGGTTTCGGCATCGACGAGGCCAGGGCTGTCCCAGGGAGTGAGGGAGATGCCCGGATCCATTTCGGTCAGCAACTCCCGCACCGTCGGCCCCTGCGGCACCCACCTCGGCGCCGTTTCGAACAGGGCCGTCGCATGCGCCGTCACGTCCTGGGGGACGTACCGCTGGTCGGACCCGTCCGGTTCGCACGGTGCCTGGTTCGCCACGATGAGCAGGTTGTCCGGCCGCACCGCGCCACTGACTGCCGGTGGATACTGCAGGATCGGGGGGTAGCGCAGCACGAGAGTCCGCACGGCCACGTCGTCGTCCACATGCACCCACTCCACGGCGCCGTCCCGGATGAGTTCGCGCAAGGGAGCACACAGGGGGTCATCCCGCCGGGTCATGAACCGCATGGCCTCCAAGTGCATGACACCTACCCGCATCCCGGCGGCGCGGCATGCGGCGATCTCCTCCAGCATCGAGTTCTGCGGTCCGCCATGCCGCCGCCAATCACCAGCGAAGACGACGTCCAGCACTGGTCGGGGCCCCACCTGATGGGCGCGACCAGTGGACCAGCGTCGTGGTGTGGGGAAGCGACGAGGCCCGTCCGGCTCGAGGAAGGGGTCGGCCTTTCCGGCGGCGATCCTGCGGTGCCAGTCCTCGTACGCGCCGCGGTAGGCGCGCCGCGAAGTGTGCCGCCACCCGGCGGAGAAGTCGCTGGCCGAGAGCGTGGTCTCACCACCGCGAAGGAAGGTGAGGGCGGCACGGGGCAGGCTCTTGATCCGCTTGCCGCACGCCGCCTCCAACCTGCGGGCGAACTCCGTGTCCGCCGCCTTGCGCACCGGGTCGAAGAACCCGATCCGGCCCACGACCTCGGCGAGGCGGAACATCAGGGACGGGGCCGCCGTCATCAGCGGACGGTATCCGGGTCGCGTCAACTCCAGCATCTCGCTGATCCGGACACCCCACCCGCGGGTCGCGAGCAGGCTTCGATCCTTCAACAGCGGACGAACGCCTGTCTCGAGATAGGTGGGGTGAACCCAGTCGTCGGAATCGACAGTGACGACGAAGTCGCCCGTCGCCTGCCGCAGTGCCGTGTTGCGTGCACGGTAGGTGCCGCCGTTGATCGACTTGCGGATCACCCGGATCCTCGGATCCAGGGCGGCGACCTCGGCCAGCACCTGCGTCGACGCCGCGCCGGAGGCATCATCGACGATCAGCATCTCCCAGTTCTGCCACGTCTGGGCGATGACGGACCGAACTGTGGTGAGCAGCTCGGGACCGGGGTTGAAACAACTCGTGATCACCGTGATGCGGTGCGGATCATGTGTCACGGTGTCCGTGACGGCCTGCAACCGGTCGAAGGGCGAACCGGGGGCGTCCTGCAGACTCAGGCTGGGCACGCCTGGCCGCAACACTGCCTCGGAGAGAGAGGCGGTCCAGGCCGCGATGTCGTCCGGACCGCCCCGCAGGAACGGGTTCAGTAGGTCGGTCAGTGCGGCGGCACGGTGCTGTGAGTCGATATCGAGGTCCGCGGCTCCGAGCAGTTCAGCGGCGGCCTCGCGTCGGTGCAGCCGCACCAGAAGCTGCAGGTAGAGGTCGAGGTGGGCGCCGAGTGCGGCGCGCCCCCATGTCCGCTCCACGGTGGCCATGAGCGCCACTGCCACCTCGTGGTCGGCGGGCGAGCCCTGCTGCAGCGCCCGCACTCGGGCATATTCGGTCGTCCACGTCGGGTCGAGCCGGTTCGAGACGGCATGACGAGCGGGTGTGCCCCCTGCGAACGCCTCCAACTCGACGCCGTTGAGGTGACCGAAGCTGGCCAGGTGCGCGAGGATCTCCCGACCGGCGAGCGACTTGGTGCGCAGCAACGTCGTGGGCAGGTCCCGCGGGTCCCGTTGCGCGAACACCGCGTGATCGGCGTGTACCCGGGCTGTGGTCAGCTCGCGACGGCGGCGTTCCGCGACCTGTCTCATGCGGTGTGCAGCGGGTCGCGACGGGGGGCCGTCGCGGCTTCCGGGTGGGGCGAACCCGGGGAATCGGCGGGTCGTTCCGCGGCCGCCAGCAGTGCGGCAGCCGCCTCCTCCAGGGCGGCCTGCGAGCGATCCAACCGGCCGACGTACTGTGCCTGCAACAGGCGGACCGTCCCCATCAGGTCGTCGGGGGAGACACCGGGAGTGGCGCGTGGCTCCGGCTTGGTGCGCGCGGCGAACCGGGAGCGGGTGCGGCGGTTCGTGTCGAGCGAGATGACGGCGATCATCAGCAGCAGAGCCGCCAGACCGACCTCAGGGATCCACGGGTGCCCCAGCAGAGCGAACACCGCGGTGAGGAGCGCCGGCGCCGTCAGGGCTGCCAGGGCAATCTGGTACTTCTTCGATCTCATCGGCCCACCTCGCCTGTTAGTCTCGTCGCGGAACTCATTCGTGGCCCTTCTGACGACGGGAACTTTGCGCGTTCTCGAAGGAGATAACCACGACCAGAGGGCGTCACAGTGTCGCTAGTACAACGACTGGGTGAACAGTCGGTAACAGTCCTTCGAGTCCCGGACTCGGAGGTGCTGCGCCGACCGTTCGGTTATGCCTACGCGGCGATCCGCACCGGCTCACGAGCGGTCCCGGACCTGCTCGCCCGCGTGGCGACCGCAGGTCGATGGGACGCGCGCACCCTGCTACGGGGTGCACTCGAGCGGGAGCTGCCCGACGAGGCCACGAGCGGACGGCGGCTCAAGGTCACGGCAGCTCTCGCTGCCGTCTGGGCGACCGGTAGCGCGACACAGGAGGCCGCGTTGGCGACTTACCTGACCTTGGCGGAAACAGTCGGTGCCGATCAGCTGGACCCGCCGAGTCAGCAGCTCCTCGCCCAGCTTGCGCTCCTCACCGGTCAGGACGCCGCTGTTCGGGACCTGGCCCTGACCCGGATCGCGCCCATCGTCCGGCACTACCTGACCGTCGACCGCACCAACCCGTGGCTCGGCTGTCTCGATGCGGACGCCCAGGTGCACGCAGGCGCCGAACTCCCCAGCGCCCGAGTTCGGACTGCGTGGGAGCGACTGCTCGGTGCCGAGTTCGCGAAGGCGGGTCTTACCGGACCGAGCGTCACACCCGATGCCCCGACCCTCTACGACGGCCTGACCTGTGAGCGACCACCCGCCGTCGACGGGCCGTTGGTGACGGTGGTCATGCCGTGCTACCGGCCGGATGCCGGGCTACTCACCTCGGTGCGCTCGATCCTCGCGCAGTCCCACGAGAACCTCGAGATCCTCATGGTCGACGACGCCTCCGGCCCCGGGAGCGCACACTGGTTCGACGCATGCCGCGAGCTGGACCCGCGGATCCGGGTGATCCAGGCCGAACGCAATGGCGGCACTTACGCGGCACGGAACCTCGCTCTGCACGCTGCCCGTGGCGAGTTGATCACGTTCCAGGACGCCGACGACTGGTCGCATCCGGCACGGATCGCGGCTCAGGTCGCTGCCGTGAGCAAAGACGAGGAGGCGGCCGGATCCGTCAGCGACGCGATTCGCGCCAAAGATGATCTGACCCATCAGTGGCTCGGGTATCCGGCTCGCCGGCGCAACGCCTCGTCGCTGATGGTACGCCGAGCCGTGGTGGAGGCCGTCGGCGGGTTCGACCCGGTACGCAAGAGTGCTGATTCCGAGTTCTACGAACGGATCCAGCATGCCTGGGGACCGGTGCTAGACGTTCCGGTGCCCCTGGCCATCACCCGGCTGCGGGCCGGCACGCTGTCCCGGTCGGACTTTCGCTACCAATGGACCGCGCCGGACCGGCTCATCTACCGGGACCAGTTCCGACACTGGCACGCCACGACCGATCATCTCGTGCAGCGCGACGACTCCGAGCGGCCCTTCCCCGCCCCGGCGTCCTTCCTCGGCGCACACGGAGCGCGCGCCCGCCTCCACCTGGACCTGCTCGTGCTGGCTGACCTGAGCACGGCGGACGGCGTGGCCGCGCTGCAGGCGGCGGTCGAGGACGCCGGCACGGCGGCGACGGTCGGTGTGCTGCACCGGGAGGATGCGCTCGCGGGTCATTCCCGGCGACCCGAGATTCACGCCGAGGCGCTCGACCTCGCCGCCTCGGGCCAGTGCCTTCTGGTCTCGTCCACTGATCCCCTTGAGGCAGATCTTGTCCTCGTCCCGCAGGTGAACGTCCTGCTCACCCAGCACCGACCGGTGCCCGACGTCCGCACATTCGAGGTGCTCTTGGTGCCGCAGGTGCCTCGCGATCCGGACGGTGTGATTGACCACGTGGCTCTGGCGGAGGAAGCGCGCGCCCTGTTCTGCACCCGGCCCCGATGGGCCGCGGCCAGCATCGAGGACTACCAGGCCCTCCTGGAGGACGGCTTTGAACGACTCGTCCTCCTCTCGGACGAGATGGCTACTATCGTCGGGGCCAACGAGCCCGGGGGCTCCGACTGACTCCCAGCGGGCCTCGGCCGCCATCCGGCTCGCGACCGCGCACGCACAAGGAGAGTCATGCAGATCACCGTCATCGGGCTAGGCAAGATCGGCCTGCCGCTGGCCGCCCAGTTCGCCCACGCGGGGCACGATGTGGTCGGTGTCGACGTCAACCCGCAGGTGGTCGATCTGGTGAACGCCGGCACCGAGCCGTTCCCCGGTGAGGCGTACCTGGCGGAGCGGCTGACCGCACTGGTGCCCACCGGTCGGCTGCGTGCCACCACCGACTATGGCGACGCCGTCCCGGGCAGCGATGCTGTGGTGATCGTGGTGCCGCTGTTCGTCGACGACGAGACCTGGGAGCCGGACTTCGGCTGGATGGACTCGGCTACCCGCTCTCTGGCCGAGCACCTGAGTCCCGGCACTCTCGTCTCCTACGAGACGACGCTCCCCGTGGGCACTACGCGAACCCGGTGGAAGCCAATGATCGAGGAGATCTCGGGCTTGCGCGAGGGGAGGACTACCACCTCGTCTTCTCCCCGGAGCGGGTACTCACCGGCCGGGTGTTCGCCGACCTGCGGCGCTACCCGAAGCTCGTCGGGGGCCTCTCGGCTGCCGGCGGTGAGCGAGCCCGGGAGTTCTACGAGGCCGTCCTCTCCTTCGACGAACGGCCCGATCTGGACCGTCCGAACGGGGTGTGGGACCTGGGGAGCGCCGAGGCAGCCGAGATGGCCAAACTGGCCGAGACCACTTACCGTGACGTGAACATCGCCTTGGCGAACCAGTTCGGCACCTTCGCGGCCGCGAACGGGATCGACGTGCACCAGGTGATCGATGCGTCGAACTCGCAGCCCTACTCGCACATCCACCGGCCCGGTATCGCCGTCGGCGGCCACTGCATCCCCGTCTATCCTCGCCTGTACCTGTGGACCGATCCCGAGGCCACCGTGGTGCGGACTGCCCGGCAGGCGAACATGCAGATGCCGGCCTACACCGTGGGTCTTGCCGACGGGGCGCTGGGCGGACTCGCCGGCCGGCGAGTGGTCGTGCTCGGTGCCGCATACCGCGGGGGAGTGAAGGAGACCGCGTTCTCCGGGGTGTTCGCTACTGTGGCTGCGCTGCGCGATGCCGGTGCCTATGTGCTCGTGCACGACCCGATGTTCTCCGACGACGAGCTCATCGCCTATGGCTTCACCCCGTACCACCTGGGGGAACCGGCGGCGGCGGCCATCGTGCAGGCCGACCATCCTGAGTACGCCGAGCTGAGCCCGTCCGACATTCCCGGGATCGAGGTGCTCGTGGACGGACGCCGGGTCACCACAGCCGAGCAGTGGCCGCACGTGCGGCATCTGACGGTCGGTGTTGGCACACTGGACGAATGACGAACCTCGCACCTGGAGTCCTTGCTGTCACTGGCGGCCACGTCGTCCCTGTCAACGCCCCGCCGATCGACAACGGCACGGTCGTGGTCACCGACGGGGTGATCTCCGCCGTCGGAGGCGCTGACGTCCCGGTGCCGGACGGCGCACAGGTGATCGATGCGACCGGCCGGTGGGTGCTGCCTGGGTTCGTCGAGGCCCATGCGCACCTCGGTGTGCACGAGGACGGCGAGGGCTGGTCCGGTAACGACACCAACGAGATGACCACCCCGAACGGTGCCCGGTTCCGGGCCCTGGACGGGATCGACATCGACGAGGTCGGTTTCCGAGACGCGCTCGCCGGTGGGGTGACCGCAGCGGTGATCAAGCCGGGCTCGGGAAATCCGATCGGTGGGCGCACCGTCGCGATCAAGACCTGGGGCGGACGGACGGTGGACGAGCAGGTGATCTCGGCCGACGTCTCGGTCAAGTCTGCGCTCGGGGAGAACCCGAAGCGCGTGTACGGGGAGAAGAAGGAGACGCCGTCCACGCGGCTCGGCGTGGCGGCGGTACTGCGCGACGCCTTCGTCGGCGCACGCAACTACGCCGAGGCACGCGCGCACGCGGTGAGCAAGGGGGAACCCTTCGCCCGCGACCTCACCCTGGAGACCCTCGCCGACGTGCTCGACGGCCAATTGGCCTGGGACCAGCACTGCCACCGGCACGACGACATCGCCACGGCCATCCGGCTCGCTGAGGAGTTCGGCTACCGGCTCGTGGTGAACCATGGCACGGAGGGCCACAAGATTGCCGACGTGCTCGCTGAGAAGGATGTTCCGGTGATCTTCGGCCCGATGTTCACCTCCCGGGTGAAGGTGGAGCTGCGCGATCGCGCGATCGGCAACCTCGCCCAGATCGCGGCGGCGGGGGTGCGGGTGGCGATCACCACAGACCACCCGGTGGTGCCGATCAACTTCCTCGTGCACCAGGCCACGCTGGCGGTGAAGGAGGGTCTGCCGCGGCAGACCGCCCTGGAGGCCCTCACGGTGAACCCGGCCGCCATCCTCGGCCTGGACGAACGCATCGGCGCACTGGAGGTGGGCCGTGACGGGGACCTGGTGGTCTGGTCAGGTGACCCGTTGGAGATCGGGTCCCGCGCGGAGCAGGTGGTGATCGGTGGTCGGCCGGTGCTCGCGCCGGGTGAGGACGGCTCACACATCGTTGAGCGGAGTGCGCGGTTCGGTCGCTGAGGCGGCCCGCGACCGGTGGCCGGATCAGACCCGGCGTTTAAGCGTCGAGCGCACCGTGACCTGTCCGAGCGCCCAGATCGAACGCGGGACGGAGAGCTTCTCGATTTCGCGATAGAGGCGCCAGTTGTACGCCACCAGGCCGAGCCGGCTGGTACCCGAGAGTGAGCCCGCGTGCTGCTCCCGGTACAGGGCGAGCGGTTCGTCCAGCCCCCGGGCGATCGAACCGTCTCGCAGGATCGACAGCCAGAGGCCGTAGTCCTGGCGTTTGCGCAGATCGGGCATGGTGCGCAGGCCGAGCTGATCGACGTCGTACATCGCGGTGAGGCAGCCGATGTGGTTCTGCTGCAGCATCAGCCGGTAGTCGAGTCGGTCGCGTGCTCGGACGATACGTTGCGTCGGGACGAAGTCGAGAGCCTGACCGCCGAAGTCGGCGGCGACCTTGTAGTAGGAGGTGAAGGTCAGCGGCGCGCCCGTGGTGCGAGCGAAGTCGAGCTGTCGCTCGAGCTTGTCCGGCAACCACTGGTCGTCGGCGTCCAGGAATGCCACCTGGGAGCCCCGGGCGCGCGTGATGGCCGCGTTCCGGGCGCGGGCCGCACCGCCGGAGGACGTCGTGCGCTGTGGGAGGATCCGCTCGTCCTCGGCGGCCAACCCGCGCACCACCTCCCACGATTCGTCGGTGGAGGCATCGTCGGTGATCAGTAGTTCCCAGTCCTGATGCCTCTGGTGCTGCACCGACCGGATGGCCGCGCTGACGGTGGTGGCAGCATCGTGGACCGGCATGATCACGGACACCAGGGCCATGCATCCTCGTTTCGGTGTTGCGCACTCTGAGCAGACTGTTGCCACGGTAGCGTGAAGCTTCCGCCGGCGGTGAGCAGAGGAGACGCAGTGCCCAACACGATCGAGCCTGGAACGCGGGTCTTGGTGATCGGCAGTTCCGGCTTCGTCGGGTCGCATCTGGACGCCGCCTTCGGCGACCTCGGGGTGGAACTGGTGCGGTTCGATCTGCATCCAGATCCGCACGGACAGCACGAGACCATCGTCGGAGATGTCCGCGACGTCGAGGCGCTGACCGAGGCGATGGCCGGGTGCACCGCAGTGCTGAACCTGGCGGCTGCACACCACGACTTCGGGATCTCCACCGAGACGTTCGAATCGGTCAACGTCGGTGGCGCTCGCGCCGTCTGCGCGGCGATGGAGCACCACGGCATCACCAATCTCTGCTTCTACTCTTCCGTAGCCGTCTACGGTGAGCACTCGGAACCGCCCGACGAGACCACCGTGCCGACTCCGGTGAACGACTACGGCCGCACCAAGCTGGCTGCCGAGGCTGTCTACCGGGAGTGGGAGTCCACAGCGACCGACGGCGCACCCCGGCGAGCGCTCATCGTGCGCCCGGCAGTGGTCTTCGGACCGCGCAACTTCGCCAACCTGTACAAGCTGATCCGGCAGATCCACACGCGCCGGTTCCTGCCGGTCGGCCCAGGAAGTAATCGCAAGAGCATGTGCTATGTCACCAATCTGGTGGAGGCGATCGCGTACCTGTGGAGCGCCCCGAGCAGACTCCCCAGCGGAGAGGTCGAGGTGTACAACTACGCCGACAAGCCGGACCAGACCTCCCGCGAAACCGTGACGGAGGTCTACCGCGCGCTCGGCCGGCGCGAGCCCGCCGTGCGGATTCCGCTCGCGCCGGCGCTGTTGGCTGCGAAGCCCTTCGACATGGTCGGCCGAGTCACCGGCCGGGACCTGCCCGTGACCTCCGCGCGAGTGCGCAAACTGTCCGAGTCGGAGACGGCGTTCGAGGCCGCCCGGATTCGCGAGGTCGGTTTCGTCCCGTCGGTCACGTTGCCGGAGGGTATCGCGCGGATGGTGCGCTGGTACCTCAGCGAAGGCTCCTCAGCGACGCCTGTGGTGCACATCCCACCGGCCGAGGTCAGCCGCTGACGTGAACATCCTCACGCCTGCATTCCAAGGCGCCCGGTGGGGCTCGACGACGCTGATCCCCGAGTTCCTCGGTACCCGCCCCTCCGGCAACCCGGTGGCCGAGGCATGGTTCGGTGCCCACCCCAGTGCGCCGTCGGGCACCGACGACGGAACTGACCTGGGCAGCCTGCTGGCACGCCAGCCGGAGCAGCGGCTGGGACGGGACGTCGTCACCCGGTTCGGCGAGCGGCTGCCGTATCTGCTGAAACTGATCGCTCCGGTGCGCCCACTCTCGCTACAGGTGCACCCGAACCTGGAACAGGCTGCGGCCGGACACCGTCGCGAGGAGGCGCTCGGCATCCAGGTGGCACAGCGCAACTATCCTGATGCGAACCACAAGCCCGAAATGGTCTACGCGCTCAGCACGTTCGAGGCTGTCTGCGGATTCCGTGCCCCACGCCGGGTCGCCGAGCTACTCGACGGGCTCGATGCTCAGCTCGCTCGTCAACTGGCGGCGATCCTGAGGCGGGACCCCAGCGCGGAGGGAGTGCGGTCGGCGTTCGCGCGACTGCTCGGCCACGCGGACGGTGACGAGGTGACCCAGGTGGCTCGTGGCTGCCGGGAGCGGCTCGCGGCCGGCGATTCCCCCTCGCCCCGGGCGGACGCCCTGGTGGTGATGCTCGCCGACGAGTACCCGGGGGACCCTGGCGCGGTCACCGCGTTGTTGCTCAACCCGGTCACGCTGCAGCCCGGGGAAGCGCTCTTCGTCCCACCAGGGTGCGTGCACAGCTACCTGAGCGGATTCGCTGTCGAACTGATGGCCAACTCGGACAATGTGCTGCGGGCCGGGCTGACGGTCAAGCACGTGGACGTGGCCGAGCTGCTCGCTACGGTGGACTGTGTGGCCGCACCACCGATTCGGATCGCGCCCGAGACGGTCGGTTGCACCGAGGTGTTCTATGCCCCCGTGGACGACTTCGAGCTTTCCGTTGCGACACGTGCCGGTGGCGAACCGGCACGGCTGCGCGGCCGCGGCCCGCGCATCTTGCTCGGACTGGACGGAGCGATCACGGTGGCAGCCGGCGGGATCGAGCGTGTGCTCGCTCGTGGCGAGAGTCTCTTCCTGGGAGCGGACGAGACCCCGGTGCTGCTGTCCGGCGCCGGCCGGCTGGTGCAAGCAGGGGTGCCCTGACGTTCAGCCGATCAGTCGCGCCGACTCCTGCGTGGCGATGCGGTCCACGTCGGCGTCCGGGTCTGCCACGAGGACCACGGAGCCGCCGTTCGCCCACGTGCCCACCATGCGACGGAGCAGGGCTGCCAATGCGTCGTTCGCCTCGTCGGTGGCATCGACCTGCACGAGCACCCGGTCCCCGGCGATGTCGGTGGCGAGAAGGTCGTCCTCCTGGTCGTCCCACCGGAGGGTGGCTCCAACTGAGGAGACAGGCTGGATCAGTGCATCCGGCTGACTCATCGCCTCAGCGGCACCGTCTACGGCGCCGGACGGGACGTCGTCGGCAGACATCGCCAGAGCCGGTAGGGCGATGACGATCACCACCGTGCTGCCTACGGGAGCGACGGACCGGTGCGTGACCAGGACGTCCGGTGCATCCTCGCCGAGGACGACCGTGGCGCCGCATGCCCACGTGGCCAATGCCCAGACGGCGGCCCGCCAGTGCGCCGGCAGGTCCAGTTGTACGTCGGTGCCGAGCTGGGCATCAGCCTCGTCGGCAAGCAGGTTCGCTGCCTTCGCTACCCAGGTGTGCAGGACGCGACCGGTGAG
It encodes:
- a CDS encoding class I SAM-dependent methyltransferase → MRRRRLLEGGVLAAAVVGAVVVMAVEGDLGAALTLLAVSAVLAALLELDGRHRHALRSQLESMQQQVARVRADQRAARDEIRRLRRRLEKQLRTEPGRTLTRTIESSVGQISTELAQTHQLVEEHADRARARQIELRRSLRDLKHEPLTQQQSMALLQSWFTPDAPLPAVGGWAMEPTTLVEIVDLITRLRPTTVVECGSGTSTMWVTQALRRNGHGRVVSLDHDGDYAAATRAHLARHGLGAWAEVRHAPLVPTETDHGPLDWYNVDAASLPLIDMLVVDGPPKATGDLARYPALPVLVERLAPDAVIVLDDADRAGERRIVELWQEQHGVRWTQKLVGRALLLGLGDTPPAAR
- a CDS encoding glycosyltransferase is translated as MRQVAERRRRELTTARVHADHAVFAQRDPRDLPTTLLRTKSLAGREILAHLASFGHLNGVELEAFAGGTPARHAVSNRLDPTWTTEYARVRALQQGSPADHEVAVALMATVERTWGRAALGAHLDLYLQLLVRLHRREAAAELLGAADLDIDSQHRAAALTDLLNPFLRGGPDDIAAWTASLSEAVLRPGVPSLSLQDAPGSPFDRLQAVTDTVTHDPHRITVITSCFNPGPELLTTVRSVIAQTWQNWEMLIVDDASGAASTQVLAEVAALDPRIRVIRKSINGGTYRARNTALRQATGDFVVTVDSDDWVHPTYLETGVRPLLKDRSLLATRGWGVRISEMLELTRPGYRPLMTAAPSLMFRLAEVVGRIGFFDPVRKAADTEFARRLEAACGKRIKSLPRAALTFLRGGETTLSASDFSAGWRHTSRRAYRGAYEDWHRRIAAGKADPFLEPDGPRRFPTPRRWSTGRAHQVGPRPVLDVVFAGDWRRHGGPQNSMLEEIAACRAAGMRVGVMHLEAMRFMTRRDDPLCAPLRELIRDGAVEWVHVDDDVAVRTLVLRYPPILQYPPAVSGAVRPDNLLIVANQAPCEPDGSDQRYVPQDVTAHATALFETAPRWVPQGPTVRELLTEMDPGISLTPWDSPGLVDAETWHVRTPRPIGDPPVVGRYSRDTGIKFPESAEHLLTAYGFGPEVEVRMMGAANTVRRLLRDGGRSERPPSNWTLLQHKARDVREFLADLDVFLYLDNAHANEAFGRVILEAAASGVLTIASPKHQPTFGDAVLYAEPEEAVALTRRYLADPELYAEQVQRSRALVDERFSHASFVARLRELATERAGSARHEGSAGAVEREATAEVALELHFDARRPWRDPVLIGAPELVLQQERVRSDADAGRCDTVYLISRDPCEHPGVALAPVLHRIDDDQDVRPEDLPDGAVAAVIVRGAQIEVTSRPPLYWSDRRTEDGALVVCASSGDGTGRHLLDRRPVRHTAPIHVVDELVTT
- a CDS encoding glycosyltransferase family 2 protein translates to MLRRPFGYAYAAIRTGSRAVPDLLARVATAGRWDARTLLRGALERELPDEATSGRRLKVTAALAAVWATGSATQEAALATYLTLAETVGADQLDPPSQQLLAQLALLTGQDAAVRDLALTRIAPIVRHYLTVDRTNPWLGCLDADAQVHAGAELPSARVRTAWERLLGAEFAKAGLTGPSVTPDAPTLYDGLTCERPPAVDGPLVTVVMPCYRPDAGLLTSVRSILAQSHENLEILMVDDASGPGSAHWFDACRELDPRIRVIQAERNGGTYAARNLALHAARGELITFQDADDWSHPARIAAQVAAVSKDEEAAGSVSDAIRAKDDLTHQWLGYPARRRNASSLMVRRAVVEAVGGFDPVRKSADSEFYERIQHAWGPVLDVPVPLAITRLRAGTLSRSDFRYQWTAPDRLIYRDQFRHWHATTDHLVQRDDSERPFPAPASFLGAHGARARLHLDLLVLADLSTADGVAALQAAVEDAGTAATVGVLHREDALAGHSRRPEIHAEALDLAASGQCLLVSSTDPLEADLVLVPQVNVLLTQHRPVPDVRTFEVLLVPQVPRDPDGVIDHVALAEEARALFCTRPRWAAASIEDYQALLEDGFERLVLLSDEMATIVGANEPGGSD
- a CDS encoding amidohydrolase, translating into MTNLAPGVLAVTGGHVVPVNAPPIDNGTVVVTDGVISAVGGADVPVPDGAQVIDATGRWVLPGFVEAHAHLGVHEDGEGWSGNDTNEMTTPNGARFRALDGIDIDEVGFRDALAGGVTAAVIKPGSGNPIGGRTVAIKTWGGRTVDEQVISADVSVKSALGENPKRVYGEKKETPSTRLGVAAVLRDAFVGARNYAEARAHAVSKGEPFARDLTLETLADVLDGQLAWDQHCHRHDDIATAIRLAEEFGYRLVVNHGTEGHKIADVLAEKDVPVIFGPMFTSRVKVELRDRAIGNLAQIAAAGVRVAITTDHPVVPINFLVHQATLAVKEGLPRQTALEALTVNPAAILGLDERIGALEVGRDGDLVVWSGDPLEIGSRAEQVVIGGRPVLAPGEDGSHIVERSARFGR
- a CDS encoding glycosyltransferase family 2 protein, encoding MALVSVIMPVHDAATTVSAAIRSVQHQRHQDWELLITDDASTDESWEVVRGLAAEDERILPQRTTSSGGAARARNAAITRARGSQVAFLDADDQWLPDKLERQLDFARTTGAPLTFTSYYKVAADFGGQALDFVPTQRIVRARDRLDYRLMLQQNHIGCLTAMYDVDQLGLRTMPDLRKRQDYGLWLSILRDGSIARGLDEPLALYREQHAGSLSGTSRLGLVAYNWRLYREIEKLSVPRSIWALGQVTVRSTLKRRV